The stretch of DNA TGCGCTGCCCTTAAATCACCTCGTGCTTTTATAATCCAATCTCTATGCCCTGGCATATAAGCACTTTCCTTCTTTGTTTACATAATAGGGAAGCGTTGCAATCTCATTAATGCGTTCTGCAAATTCATCTTTGGTATATACTGCTAAGTCTTTGTATATCCCCAAACCTCGTAACGCTGCATAACCAGCTCTTACTCTTGCATGACTTCTCTCTTCGGAGCTCTCAACGACTACAAGAAGATCAAGGTCACTATCTTCGCGTTGATCTCCACGGGCATAAGAACCAAAAAGATATATCTCTAGCGGATCATAGGTACGTACTAAACGCCTTACTACTTCTTCAATAATTTCCGGTGTAATCATACTATCCTCACAGCGTAACATTCCCAACCTGATTAATTTCTTTTGTTGCGTTAAAAATTCTATTTCATGCGCATCAATACTGTATAATGAAAGTGTATCGTTTTACATAAATTTTTGAATAAAATTAGATTTTCTTATGTGCTCACAAAACAACACGCTCTTAAGCAACATTCATCCCGACCTACTTGCAGCCCAAGCACTTGTATATGAACCAAGCGGGCTGACTTGTACATTAATAGACCAAGAAATAGAAAGTAAAGAGTATGGCGCGTGTAATCTGAAAATAAATAACTCCAGCGTTAAATTTCGCGTAGGCAAAATTACACCAACAAAGATTGGTCAATTTGTTACGTTATGGAAGCGAATTGGTAATGGACCAATTCAACCTTACGACATAGCAGACCCTGTTGATTTATTTGTTGTTAGTGTTCGCAATACTGACCACTTCGGTCAATTTGTTTTTCCAAAAATCGTGTTGTACCAAAAAGGCGTTATATCAAAAGATTGCATAGGCGGAAAGCGAGCAATGCGAGTCTATCCACCGTGGGATAAAGTTGATAATCAACAGGCAGAAAAAACTCAGCATTGGCAACTTTTCTACTTTTTTGAAATTCATCCAGGCGAGGTTGATACTGCTCGTATCCAGAAATTATACCCTATAAAATCGTTATAAAATCTGCAATTCTTAAACAAACTCACGTCAACACTTATTGGGTAGTTGTAACATCAATTCCAATACCTTGTGCATACTCAATTTGTTCTGTTATTAATTCAAGCAAACTTCGATTATCGACCGGGGTCGCATTTACAGAATGATCATGAGCATTCAACTGAATGGTTGGCAATTCAAACCCAATATTTATTGCATGCTCAATTTGCTGCTCTAGTTCGTTTTGCAATCTGGTATTAAGCAAATATTCTCCGCGAAGAATCGTCCATGGTTGACCGCTCTTAGATTGCCCTTGAACAGATAAACTTTCTTGATTTAAACTTGATGAAACTTGTGTTGATTCTGCAGAATTTTGCTGAGTATTATTAAGATTTTCATGGTGTGATAATGCTGCACCACCAGATTTTTTTACATTGCCCTGAGTTTCTTGAGAAGGAAAAAAGCCATTCCATTTGAGCATATTACCAAGCTGGTATACCAAATAAAACAAACCTATCGCCACACCCGCTGCAAGGGCAATTTGCCCTACAAAAAGATAATTACTCCACCGGGCTTCAGCATTTTTTTGCCTATAAAATTCTTCTGATTCTTTACTGCCCATCATAATATTTATGATATCGCTCCGTGAATATCGTTCATTCAAAAGGTCATAAATTTTAACACCAAGCTCATGAACTTTCTCAGGATCTTCATGACTGCAATTCAGGCTTGCGATAATTTCAGCAACTACATGTGTATATTCATCAACGCTCTGTGCAGACAGGGTTGAATTATCAGCCGTAACAATAAAATACGTCAAAGAAAGAAGGAGATATTTTTTAAGATATACTTTCATTTTATTACCCTTCATGCAGCTATGCGAGCCAAATCTCTGGCCCACTGAACTCGTACTTTTTCCCACAGCTCTGCCTGCTGTAAACTTTTCATTGCTTGATCAAGTGCAGTTTGCGCAATTTCACCCGTAAGCTGCTTAGGCTCCTGTCGGCGAGCTTGCACAACCATTTCTTGCGCAATAAATTTAATCGCTCGTGGGCAAACACCTTCAAGAAGGTCCGCATAGATTGAAAGATTTTCTAAGACATCTTGATGCAGGTCAACAACTGCTTCACTATTTTCTTGTGCAAATTTTTCAAGGTATGATGCAAGAATTTTTTCTCGCTCCGCCTTTTCTGGCAACGTAAACTCAATATTCATACCAATGCGATCTATAATTGCATCATCAAGTTTAAAGGGATGATTGGTTGCAAAAATAAACATTAAGTTTTTTTGTGATTTTTCCGGAACGAGTGCCAGAAATGTATTAATAAAATCTTGAATGCCTTGGGATGTTGTAGGAAGCTTTCGATTTGCAAACAATGATTCAGCTTCATCAATAAAGACGATCAACCCTTTTTCTGAATTTTTTGCCCAATCTAAAAGCTTGCGGAATTCACTATTTGCAAGATTTAGATCGGTAATTTTTGCAAATTCTGAACCAGAGGTTAATGCATAGTCAATATCTAAATAATAGGCCAGCTCCTTGGCAAATGCAGTTTTTCCCGTTCCTGAAGCACCAAAAAAAAGAACATTGGGGAGATTTTCGTTATACATT from Candidatus Dependentiae bacterium encodes:
- a CDS encoding nucleotidyltransferase domain-containing protein, producing the protein MITPEIIEEVVRRLVRTYDPLEIYLFGSYARGDQREDSDLDLLVVVESSEERSHARVRAGYAALRGLGIYKDLAVYTKDEFAERINEIATLPYYVNKEGKCLYARA
- a CDS encoding MepB family protein, which encodes MCSQNNTLLSNIHPDLLAAQALVYEPSGLTCTLIDQEIESKEYGACNLKINNSSVKFRVGKITPTKIGQFVTLWKRIGNGPIQPYDIADPVDLFVVSVRNTDHFGQFVFPKIVLYQKGVISKDCIGGKRAMRVYPPWDKVDNQQAEKTQHWQLFYFFEIHPGEVDTARIQKLYPIKSL